One Tetrapisispora phaffii CBS 4417 chromosome 3, complete genome DNA segment encodes these proteins:
- the CLF1 gene encoding Clf1p (similar to Saccharomyces cerevisiae CLF1 (YLR117C); ancestral locus Anc_8.310), translated as MEPDYQISSEQIVKDVLDKRKQKSQATKSNVDINIQDLEELKDLQGRKRTEYETYLKRNRLDMGQWLRYADFEIQQHDIRRARSIFERAMLVDSSYIPLWIRYIDTEIKNEFINHARNLLNRAVNILPRVDKLWYKYLILEESIGNIDITRSLFNKWISLEPNVNAWDSFIDFEIRQKKWNEVRNIYSKYVLVHPQYRTWDNWFLFEKKYGTIELVRKTYVFALDTLQSYLDVTNKDNEQIFDNLLGDIISIVIHFSSWEASQAEYERSRALIRFALEQWPEQKVLRDYQVDFEKSFGKDFENIESNIIRKRKQSYEHYLINNPRDYDTWWIYLDLIEKYFVVELLDIYNQCVINSKPETMKKTIEFERYICIWIRYLIFVEKTGNDTELCRTLYNDLISNIIPHKEFTYPLIWIMYANFEIRQDNISNARKIMGRAIGICPSDELFRSYISIEIKLKEFDRVRKLYEKYIEFKPNSEELWIQYAELESNLGDEVRARGILESALNSSMNCFNKDSKNKLFKSLIEIETESGNYDKVRVAYQKYLRNSDFDKSIWIEYATFVLSTPTEDQLKLLTNNSSNADSDEELEFSITEENINNARKIFEQGLMHTKLHNKESDRVFLFNAYEQFEETYGDSLSKQALSSRLPVKSKIKFYENGIEKETFQYLFPDDNDTLEKEEEKKPDISKMFKLAKEWESSQTG; from the coding sequence ATGGAACCAGATTATCAGATATCTTCAGAGCAGATAGTGAAAGATGTACTtgataaaagaaaacagaAATCACAAGCTACCAAGTCCAATGTTGATATCAATATCCAGGATttagaagaattgaaagatttaCAAGGTCGTAAGAGAACTGAATATGAAACTTACTTGAAGAGAAATAGATTAGACATGGGCCAGTGGCTGCGATACGCAGATTTCGAAATTCAGCAACATGATATTAGGAGAGCAagatcaatttttgaaagagCAATGTTGGTAGATAGCTCATATATTCCACTATGGATACGTTATATTGACACggaaataaaaaatgagtTCATCAACCATGCCAGAAACCTTTTGAATAGAGctgttaatattttaccGAGAGTAGATAAACTATGGtacaaatatttaatactGGAAGAATCTATTGGAAACATAGACATAACAAggtcattatttaataaatggaTTTCTTTAGAACCAAATGTAAATGCCTGGGATtcttttattgattttgaaattaggcaaaaaaaatggaatgAAGTAAGGAATAtctattcaaaatatgtGTTGGTACATCCACAATACAGGACCTGGGATAATTGGTTTTTATTTGAGAAGAAATATGGAACAATAGAACTTGTAAGAAAAACCTATGTTTTCGCCCTTGATACATTACAGTCATATTTAGATGTTACgaataaagataatgaaCAAATATTCGATAATCTTCTTGGtgatattatatcaattgtAATACATTTTTCTAGCTGGGAAGCATCTCAGGCGGAATATGAGCGTAGTCGTGCTCTGATAAGGTTTGCTTTAGAGCAATGGCCTGAGCAAAAAGTACTAAGAGATTATCAGgttgattttgaaaagagTTTTGGAAAAGATTTCGAGAACATAGAAAGCAATATAATAAGGAAGAGGAAACAATCATATGAACACTATTTGATAAACAATCCTAGAGATTATGATACCTGGTGGATTTATTtagatttaattgaaaaatattttgtcGTTGAATTActagatatttataatcaGTGTGTTATCAATTCTAAACCTGAAACGATGAAAAAAACCATAGAATTTGAAAGGTATATTTGCATTTGGATAAGATATCtaatttttgttgaaaAAACAGGTAATGATACTGAGCTTTGCAGAACTTTGTATAATGACTTGATCTCTAATATTATTCCACATAAAGAGTTTACATATCCTCTAATATGGATCATGTATgctaattttgaaattagaCAGGATAATATATCCAATGCAAGAAAAATCATGGGAAGGGCAATCGGTATTTGTCCCAgtgatgaattatttagaTCGTATATTTccattgaaataaaattaaaagagtTTGATAGAGtaagaaaattatatgaaaaatatatcgAATTTAAACCAAATTCTGAAGAATTGTGGATCCAATATGCTGAATTAGAGAGTAATTTAGGTGACGAGGTTAGAGCGAGAGGCATATTAGAATCAGCCTTAAATTCATCAATGAATTGTTTCAATAAAGACTCAAAAAACAAACTCTTCAAATCATTGATAGAGATTGAGACGGAGTCTGGAAATTATGACAAGGTTAGAGTTGCATATCAAAAATACTTGAGAAATTCTGATTTTGATAAGTCCATATGGATTGAGTACGCTACATTTGTTCTTTCTACACCAACTGAAGACCAGTTAAAGTTATTAACTAACAACAGTTCTAATGCTGATTCTGACGAGGAACTAGAATTCTCTATAACTGAAGAAAACATAAATAATGCCagaaaaatttttgaacAAGGCCTAATGCATACTAAACTTCACAATAAGGAAAGTGATAgagtttttttatttaatgctTATGAGCAATTTGAGGAAACTTATGGCGATTCTTTATCAAAACAAGCACTATCATCAAGACTTCCTGTAAAATCTAAGATAAAGTTTTATGAGAATGGGATTGAGAAAGAAACGTTTCAGTATTTATTTCCAGATGATAACGATACATTAGAAAAGgaagaagagaagaaaCCTGATATTTCTAAAATGTTCAAACTAGCAAAAGAATGGGAAAGTTCCCAAACAGGATAG
- the MSL5 gene encoding mRNA splicing protein MSL5 (similar to Saccharomyces cerevisiae MSL5 (YLR116W); ancestral locus Anc_8.309) yields the protein MEEERGRLQYKNANPKLWGPSAVKNNETKVNNLPVNIEGNLTFEQANIYQVMFRISEITTKIQNKEFVMPESRNRGVSPPPAYDNQGKRTNTREQRYKRKLEEERHRLIEIAIKTIPHYIAPDNYKRPQNFQDKYFIPVAQYPGINFVGLLLGPRGRTLRELQESSKCKIAIRGRGSVKEGKNSNDLPQGAMNFSDPLHCLIISDTEEKVQNGIKACQNIVIKAVTSPEGQNDLKREQLRKLAELNGTLREDTRPCQLCGLLGHQRNECPSREDFTVKVICNRCNMPGHVYRDCPNAQQYINVHQNSHYEGRYKREYDVEQGIDNMPYKRRYNNEVHNEYRSRNSRIDDESNTYDNSQNISQDIYNPIGSVRNYTEDRSNSVYNSHNGIVNDHNRYTVSHSSQSLNRTSQIFLNKDEDNMQTYLSGISTPPGVSAPPGVSAPPGVSAPPGVSAPPGVSAPPGVSAPPGISAPPDVSAPPGVSAPPGVSAPPGVSAPPGI from the coding sequence ATGGAAGAAGAGAGAGGAAGACTACAGTACAAAAATGCTAATCCCAAATTATGGGGACCTTCTGCTGTCAAGAACAATGAAACCAAGGTTAACAATTTGCCAGTTAATATTGAAGGTAATTTAACATTTGAGCAAGCCAATATTTATCAAGTTATGTTTAGAATTTCTGAAATCACAACTAAAATACAGAATAAAGAATTTGTTATGCCTGAGTCAAGAAATAGAGGTGTATCTCCTCCTCCTGCATATGATAATCAAGGTAAAAGAACAAACACTAGAGAGCAAAGATACAAGAGAAAATTGGAAGAAGAACGACATAGGCTAATAGAAATTGCAATTAAAACGATACCTCATTATATTGCACCAGATAATTACAAGAGACCTCAGAATTTTCAAGACAAGTATTTCATTCCAGTTGCTCAATACCCTGGTATTAACTTTGTTGGTTTACTGTTAGGACCTCGTGGACGTACATTAAGGGAGCTACAAGAATCATCAAAATGTAAGATCGCCATCAGGGGTAGAGGTTCTGTGAAGGAAGgtaaaaattcaaatgatcTTCCTCAGGGAGCTATGAATTTCTCTGATCCTCTGCATTGCTTGATTATATCTGATACAGAGGAAAAGGTTCAAAATGGTATAAAAGCATGCCAAAATATAGTAATTAAGGCAGTAACATCTCCAGAGGGTCAAAACGATCTCAAAAGAGAACAATTAAGAAAACTTGCCGAATTGAATGGTACATTGAGAGAGGATACTAGACCATGTCAACTGTGTGGTTTATTAGGGCACCAAAGAAATGAATGTCCTTCTAGAGAAGATTTTACAGTTAAAGTCATATGTAATAGGTGTAACATGCCAGGACATGTTTATAGAGATTGTCCGAACGCACAACAATATATCAATGTACATCAAAATTCGCATTATGAAGGTAGATATAAAAGGGAATATGATGTTGAACAGGGTATTGATAATATGCCTTATAAGAGAAGATATAACAATGAAGTGCATAATGAATATAGATCAAGAAATAGCCGAATTGATGACGAATCCAACACTTATGATAATTCACAAAATATTTCCCAGGACATTTATAATCCAATAGGATCTGTCAGAAATTACACAGAAGATAGAAGCAATTCTGTGTATAATAGCCATAATGGGATTGTTAATGATCATAACAGATATACAGTCAGTCATTCATCGCAATCGTTGAATCGTACATCGCAAatctttttgaataaagatGAAGACAATATGCAAACTTATTTATCAGGTATTTCGACTCCTCCAGGTGTTTCAGCTCCTCCAGGTGTTTCAGCTCCTCCAGGTGTTTCAGCTCCTCCAGGTGTCTCAGCTCCTCCAGGTGTCTCAGCCCCTCCAGGTGTCTCAGCTCCTCCAGGTATCTCAGCTCCTCCAGATGTCTCAGCTCCTCCAGGTGTTTCAGCTCCTCCAGGCGTTTCAGCTCCTCCAGGCGTTTCAGCTCCTCCAGGTATTTAA
- the CFT2 gene encoding cleavage polyadenylation factor subunit CFT2 (similar to Saccharomyces cerevisiae CFT2 (YLR115W); ancestral locus Anc_8.308) gives MAYSVTCCDDGSGTTVGTLLKFDNVTILIDPAWYSNSVSYSDSVKYWSTIIPEVDLILLSQPTVRSLGAFALIYYNFYSHFISQIEVYSTLPVSNLGRTSTIELYVARGITGPYDSNEIDLEDIEKAFDMIQTIKYSQLVDLKSKFDGLTFVAHNSGVNVGGSIFCLMTYTEKLIYAPKWNHTRDMILSGASLLDSAGKPISALLGATALITDFSNFASTKSFKRKSKAFKDMLREGLYLNGSIVIPVEISSKFIDLLVQVQNYILDAKSQGQKTEPHILLVSYSRGRILTYAKSMLEWFSSTLTKSWESKDTASPFDLGNLLHVVTPKELKNYPGAKICFVSEVDLLINDVICRLSKLERTSVFLTSTNFEDSSVVSDMYSKWKLEKQNKKVEEGQSIIYSESISIRTSEEKVLKKKDLEAFTKEIETRREKRKDLIVALVNESKKNKGLTDMFRKNSALANTDIVEEGDDDDDDNDDDNDEVVPLHAIKTAVVYPVDTVISKTSLPKNKMFQFQPSRTKTDDYGIMVDYKMFLPEEDITESYNKKRAVESGNGEDDPYDVSESLKSYKRRRNGYSNDNVEPKISIDNIEYLETEKNPSKRKIIVPKVSVKCTFVFLNLESLVDQRSASVIWPSFKIRTMVLFGPPENQNKTLENIFKKKDIDMTLMPLNDVIYFSTTIKSLDISIDPELDELLKWQNIRDGHTVAHFTGRLIKEKAQNVKKLGKVTQDSLRTKLTLKPLENRSRVNTGISLSIGDIRLAEIKRKLTKEKYLAEFKGEGTLVVDNTVAVRKLNDGETIIEGPPSELYDVVKKSITEMLAKI, from the coding sequence ATGGCATATAGTGTTACATGTTGCGATGACGGTTCTGGGACCACTGTTGGGACTTTGCTCAAATTTGACAACGTCACTATATTAATTGATCCAGCTTGGTATAGCAATTCCGTTTCTTATTCAGATTCTGTCAAATATTGGTCTACTATTATTCCAGAAGTGGAtctgattttattatctcAACCGACTGTTAGAAGTTTAGGTGCATTTGCTCTAATATACTACAACTTTTACTCTCATTTTATTTCACAAATTGAAGTTTATTCTACACTGCCTGTTTCCAATTTAGGTCGTACCAGTACAATTGAATTGTATGTAGCAAGAGGTATCACTGGTCCTTATGACAGTAATGAAATAGATCTGGAAGATATCGAAAAAGCATTTGATATGATtcaaacaattaaatattctCAATTAGTAGACTTAAAGTCGAAGTTTGACGGATTGACTTTTGTGGCTCATAATTCAGGTGTCAATGTAGGTGGTAgtattttttgtttgatGACGTACacagaaaaattaatatatgcACCAAAATGGAATCATACCAGGGACATGATATTAAGTGGAGCTTCTTTGTTAGATAGTGCTGGCAAGCCAATTTCTGCACTTTTGGGAGCTACTGCATTAATCACAgatttttccaatttcGCCTCAACTAAATCgtttaaaagaaaatccAAAGCATTTAAGGATATGTTAAGGGAAGGTCTTTACTTAAATGGTTCAATAGTCATTCCAGTCGAAATAAGCAGTAAATTTATAGACCTTTTAGTTCAAGTTCAGAATTATATTTTGGATGCAAAAAGTCAGGGCCAGAAGACTGAGCCACATATATTATTGGTCTCTTATTCTCGTGGTAGAATTTTGACCTATGCAAAATCTATGTTAGAATGgttttcttcaacattAACTAAGAGTTGGGAATCTAAAGATACAGCTTCACCATTTGATCTTGGAAATTTATTGCATGTAGTTACACCAAAGGaactaaaaaattatccaGGCGCTAAAATATGTTTTGTTTCAGAAGTTGATCTGCTAATTAATGACGTTATTTGTAGACTTTCAAAGTTAGAAAGAACTTCTGTGTTTTTAACTTCAACAAATTTTGAGGATTCGAGTGTAGTATCAGATATGTACTCTAAATGGAAATTAGAAAAGCAAAATAAGAAAGTAGAAGAAGGACAGTCTATAATATATTCGGAATCAATATCAATTCGCACGTCAGAGGAAAAGGTGCTCAAAAAAAAGGATTTGGAAGCTtttacaaaagaaattgaaacaagAAGGgagaaaagaaaagatcTTATAGTTGCATTAGTTAATGAATCGAAAAAGAATAAGGGTTTGACGGATATGTTCCGTAAAAATTCAGCATTAGCAAATACAGATATTGTTGAAGAAggagatgatgatgatgatgataatgatgatgataatgatgaagTAGTCCCGTTACATGCTATAAAAACAGCAGTTGTTTATCCTGTTGATACAGTCATCTCTAAAACTTCAttaccaaaaaataaaatgtttcaatttcaacCTTCACGAACTAAAACCGATGATTATGGTATTATGGTTGATTATAAAATGTTTCTTCCGGAAGAAGATATAACTGAATCTTATAATAAGAAAAGAGCAGTGGAATCAGGCAATGGTGAAGATGATCCATACGACGTTAGTGAATCTCTTAAGTCGTATAAAAGACGTAGGAACGGTTATAGTAATGATAATGTTGAGCCGAAAATTTCAAtagataatattgaatatttagaGACAGAAAAAAATCCaagcaaaagaaaaattatagtTCCTAAGGTTTCAGTTAAATGCACCTTcgtatttttgaatttagaGAGTTTAGTTGATCAAAGGTCAGCCTCAGTTATTTGGccatcttttaaaattagaacAATGGTTCTCTTCGGACCACCtgaaaatcaaaataagACTTTAgagaatatatttaagaaaAAGGATATTGATATGACGTTGATGCCATTGAATGATGTAATCTATTTCAGTACCACAATAAAATCACTGGATATTTCTATAGATCCTGAACTGGATGAGTTGTTGAAATGGCAAAATATCAGAGATGGTCATACAGTGGCTCATTTTACAGGTCGTTTGATCAAAGAAAAAGCAcaaaatgttaaaaaacTTGGCAAAGTGACGCAAGATTCTTTGAGAACAAAACTAACTTTGAAACCTTTAGAAAATCGTTCTAGGGTCAATACTGGCATATCATTATCTATTGGTGATATCAGATTAGCTGAAATAAAGAGAAAGttaacaaaagaaaaatactTAGCGGAATTTAAAGGGGAAGGTACTTTAGTGGTAGATAACACGGTTGCAGTGAGAAAGCTAAACGATGGTGAGACGATAATTGAGGGACCTCCATCAGAATTGTACGATGttgttaaaaaatcaataacGGAAATGTTAGCaaagatttag
- the HPR1 gene encoding Hpr1p (similar to Saccharomyces cerevisiae HPR1 (YDR138W); ancestral locus Anc_8.306), translated as MFSSIDKIIQNNSKYLIESFRRILESKKDTVFCGPLRVEDFDKKLLSIDWKFPDEFQFYGVENKDQYIDYCLSLAITDLITDDDESDDKRENETETIGILMVLLDYRFLAKESWSDPKTWATSYFNLFSKILDLLNWPYQVSEFWPYVESRITWFKIGNNLINENEFGSNTNLISYRLPLSTSLRKWNTKLNSILNDNNKIYNAQSYIMKFKFDKFLSELLPINEESNFNRSGSLYYENVNSRRDVAFNNNGSKLAPKDKFAQDYHLVKNKIFDNPINLYFNLLETKGSLNNYLMPLLNDLLRVEDLFYNYKQKETKKLFLMNFQSNKNYPSNFDIKNSNGMKTPSYLKLQTHGTKIRLKEWKNFMNQFSSSKLMISPSFLELSKLDTNFLYYQMIKKNNDFFRKQFILQLCFVIGIFLQISESPEVRSFYVNSLQKDNPSKRISNMNEESNIQKSLVAFFKNLYETRIKAFYEEKDPKFMNILNLLINSDSQYLKAKIDGFKEFQLDETNAFQFHSIVVDRSFKKFGFIKLGNKDINTVWKIETGIDVIKENYVDPTKIYNELENKYESGGFEEETKTENDTIVKEWQTLRLLRSKYVFKFDSFDEDKGIKSLFDKSKKVESNKKIEDIIDEMNTEIKEPHVKKLQEARLFMKKLNEKKRKLEEEHQESLGKKLKPDDGSASSQKDQSEKKRVTPEEEGEINKNKEAKEASDCDASNGEKNTNVTESTDKTSADEEIISTENDNDHLIVNPEEANQTREESASNNERGENQFYFKT; from the coding sequence ATGTTTTCTTCGATagataaaattattcaGAATAACTCCAAATACTTGATAGAGTCGTTTAGGAGAATACTGGAATCCAAGAAAGATACAGTGTTCTGTGGTCCTTTGAGAGTTGaagattttgataaaaaacTATTAAGTATCGATTGGAAATTTCCTGATGAGTTCCAGTTTTATGGTGTTGAGAATAAAGACCAATATATTGATTACTGTTTAAGTTTAGCAATTACTGATCTAATTACTGATGACGATGAATCTGACGACAAAAGAGAAAATGAAACAGAAACTATTGGTATATTGATGGTTTTACTAGACTATAGATTCCTGGCGAAAGAATCATGGAGTGATCCTAAGACTTGGGCAacatcatatttcaatttattcTCAAAAATCTtggatttattaaattggCCCTACCAAGTATCAGAATTTTGGCCATATGTTGAATCACGTATCACTTGGTTTAAAATTggtaataatttaattaacGAGAATGAATTCGGatcaaatacaaatttGATCAGTTACAGATTACCATTATCGACTAGTTTGCGTAAATGGAATACTAAACTTAACAGTATATTAAATGacaacaataaaatatacaatgCACAAAGTTATATCatgaaatttaaatttgacaAATTTTTATCTGAATTATTACCAATTAACGAAGAATCAAACTTTAATAGATCTGGTTCTTTATACTATGAAAATGTGAATAGTCGACGTGATGTAGCATTTAACAATAATGGAAGCAAGTTGGCTCCAAAGGATAAGTTTGCACAAGACTACCATTTAgttaaaaacaaaatatttgacAACCCGATAAATCTTTACTTCAATTTATTGGAAACAAAAGGCTCGCTCAATAATTACTTAATGCCATTGTTAAATGATCTCTTGAGAGTAGAAGatcttttttataattacaaacagaaagaaacaaaaaaattattcttAATGAACTTTCaaagtaataaaaattatccATCTAACTTTGACATTAAGAATAGTAATGGTATGAAAACCCCAAGTTATTTGAAGCTTCAAACTCATGGCACTAAAATTAGATTGAAGGAATGgaaaaattttatgaatCAATTTAgttcttcaaaattaatgatatcaCCATCATTTTTGGAGCTTTCGAAACTAGAtacaaattttttatactACCAGatgattaaaaaaaataacgaTTTTTTCAGAAAACAATTCATATTGCAACTATGTTTTGTGATCGgaatatttttacaaaTATCAGAATCTCCTGAAGTTAGATCATTTTATGTCAATAGTCTGCAAAAGGACAATCCATCAAAAAGAATTAGTAACATGAACGAGGAATcgaatattcaaaaatcgTTAGTGGcttttttcaaaaacttATATGAAACAAGAATTAAAGCATTTTACGAAGAAAAAGATCCAAAATTTATGAATATACTAAACCTATTGATTAATTCTGATTcacaatatttaaaggcAAAAATTGATGGTTTTAAGGAATTCCAACTAGATGAAACCAACGCATTTCAATTCCATTCTATCGTTGTTGATAGGtctttcaaaaaatttggCTTCATAAAATTAGgtaataaagatataaataCTGTGTGGAAAATTGAAACCGGTATCGATgttataaaagaaaattacGTAGATCCGACTAAAATTTACaatgaattagaaaacaAATATGAATCGGGAGGCTTTGAGgaagaaacaaaaacagaaaatgaCACCATTGTGAAAGAATGGCAAACTTTAAGATTGTTGAGATCTAAGTATGTCTTTAAGTTTGATAGTTTTGATGAAGACAAGGGTATTAAAagtttatttgataaatctaAGAAGGTAGAAAGCAACAAGAAAATTGAGGATATTATCGACGAAATGAATACCGAAATAAAAGAGCCCCATGtcaaaaaattacaagAGGCTAGGCTGTTTATGAAAAAgttaaatgaaaagaaaagaaaactaGAGGAGGAACATCAAGAATCACttggaaaaaaattaaaaccaGATGACGGTTCAGCCTCTTCACAGAAAGATCAATCTGAAAAAAAACGAGTCACTCctgaagaagaaggagaaataaataaaaataaagaggCAAAAGAAGCAAGTGATTGTGATGCTAGCAATGGTGAGAAGAATACAAACGTAACAGAGAGCACAGATAAAACCTCAGCGGATGAAGAGATTATTAGTactgaaaatgataatgacCATTTAATAGTAAATCCAGAAGAAGCTAATCAAACTCGTGAAGAAAGTGCTTCAAATAACGAGAGAGGAGAAAATCAATTCTATTTCAAAACttaa
- the AVL9 gene encoding Avl9p (similar to Saccharomyces cerevisiae AVL9 (YLR114C); ancestral locus Anc_8.305), whose amino-acid sequence MSNNGNSIIGVCVVDFHHTRGPEVEYWCGLEDKVDSKLLWPNLPFQALPDGSHSFQETFTYFTLLFNTKTNSSPESAVALGSEESSSKECTTLFAISCSQQLKSNELINKDEDVVRSTVQKAIVVISYQPIYGQIKDKLSIVTNVFFSQKNFHDRKIIDSLLDNLKLLFDYNNNNDSNKQEIKTSSNGTILNKKETSLYVGLNLRKIILDFKSNILLILKAILLEKKIIFYGNNVENLCNLQFGLISLIPNLISHLQNSGSPLLYDDNKDIAIVDSFKSSDRDSVLKFLGFPLNVFEKGGLFSPYTPLQQLNDITDPRTNFFVIGTSNSLLSERKSELCQIYVDTNDNSITMVDKSLQSLLQLSNNDKRWMEHLTSVVTETKNENDEEATKNLQFQGSEDFIRWQFEEYLIGLLSSVKLSEFIKLNKNNERQLSSLNSELISSNPISLFNISWVNEWKKTQNYEIFFSSTDDRIFDLFQPKHIYNGPDPFKAFQQKLSATFQNLKKHNNSSSSLLESKYSKTEPNNEITNVSEKENDKKSDSLSRVSSKSTQDSNKPFKDLPNRWAAFKELFNKKKQSDNSSDECGGSQEDADDQSSSSSSSSSSTMSSSESSDTGNDSNIVPIGLGIRNENEEEIKPEDIRESMNKLKLENDKHAIYSTEASDVNSENEEDNEDDKQIEVEDNEDEEENNDNEVDVKSSNEKTDISKENIEDEDSLEAATESHDKEIKLNREPSKLINSDAENQSDILIMTDDELKDEEH is encoded by the coding sequence ATGTCAAATAATGGTAACTCTATAATTGGGGTCTGTGTTGTTGATTTCCATCATACCAGAGGTCCAGAGGTAGAATACTGGTGTGGACTAGAGGATAAGGTGGATTCTAAACTATTGTGGCCTAATTTACCTTTCCAAGCCCTGCCTGATGGGTCTCATTCATTTCAAGAGACTTTCACTTATTTCACATTGCTATTTAATACAAAGACAAATTCTAGTCCCGAAAGTGCCGTTGCATTAGGATCTGAAGAATCTTCTTCAAAGGAATGTACTACTTTGTTTGCTATCTCATGTTCGCAACAACTGAAGAGCAATGAATTGATCAAcaaagatgaagatgtCGTAAGATCTACCGTTCAGAAAGCGATTGTTGTTATTTCATATCAACCAATTTATGGGCAAATTAAGGACAAGTTGAGTATTGTCACAAATGTATTCTTTTCGCAGAAAAACTTTCACGATAGAAAGATTATTGattcattattagataatttgaaattgcTCTTTGATtataacaacaacaatgACAGCAACAAACAGGAAATCAAAACTTCATCAAACGGTACTATTCTAAACAAGAAAGAGACTTCACTGTATGTGGGCTTGAAtctaagaaaaataatattagattttaaatcaaatattttactcATTTTAAAAGCCATTTTATtagagaaaaaaataatcttTTATGGTAATAACGTTGAAAATCTATGTAATTTACAATTTGGGttgatttctttaattccaaatttaatttcacaCTTACAGAATTCAGGAAGTCCATTATTAtatgatgataataaagatatagCGATCGTCGATTCTTTCAAATCGAGTGATAGAGATTCagtattaaaatttttaggGTTCCCATTGaatgtttttgaaaaagGTGGTTTATTTTCACCATATACCCCATTACAACAATTGAATGACATTACAGATCCAAGAACTAACTTCTTTGTTATAGGTACCTCAAATTCCTTGTTGTCAGAAAGAAAAAGTGAATTGTGCCAAATTTATGTCGACACAAATGATAATTCTATCACGATGGTTGATAAATCATTACAGTCACTTTTACAACTAagtaataatgataaaagaTGGATGGAACATCTAACAAGTGTGGTTacagaaacaaaaaatgaaaatgatgaagaagctACTAAAAATTTACAGTTTCAAGGTAGCGAAGATTTTATAAGATGGCAATTTGAAGAGTATTTGATTGGATTATTATCAAGTGTTAAACTATCTGAattcataaaattaaataagaaCAACGAAAGACAACTATCATCGTTAAATTCAGAACTTATTAGCTCCAATCCAATCAGTTTATTTAACATTAGTTGGGTTAACGAATGGAAAAAGACACAAAATTATGAAATCTTTTTTAGTTCAACTGATGAcagaatatttgatttattccAACCAAAACACATTTACAATGGCCCAGACCCATTTAAAGCAtttcaacaaaaattatcagCAACATTccaaaatttgaaaaagcATAATAATAGTAGTTCGAGTCTCCTAGAATCGAAATATAGTAAAACTGAACCCAATAATGAAATCACCAATGTCTCtgagaaagaaaatgaCAAAAAAAGTGATTCCTTATCAAGagtttcttcaaaatcCACTCAAGACAGTAACAAACCCTTTAAAGATCTACCAAACAGATGGGCTGCattcaaagaattatttaataaaaagaaacaaagcGATAATAGTTCCGACGAATGTGGTGGTTCACAAGAAGACGCAGACGACCAATCTAGCAGTTCGAGTTCATCATCCAGTTCAACAATGAGCTCCAGCGAATCATCTGACACAGGAAATGATAGTAACATAGTACCTATTGGATTAGGTATACGAAACGAAAACGAAGAGGAAATAAAACCAGAGGACATCAGAGAATCtatgaataaattaaagttagaaaatgataaacaTGCTATATATTCAACAGAAGCATCTGATGTCAACAGTGAGAACGAAGAGGACAATGAGGACGACAAACAGATCGAAGTAGAGGACAATGAAGacgaagaagaaaacaacGATAATGAAGTGGATGTAAAATCGTCTAATGAAAAAACTGATAtctcaaaagaaaatattgaagatgaagattcATTAGAAGCTGCAACCGAATCGCATGACAAAGAGATTAAATTAAACAGAGAACCCTCGAAATTAATAAACTCAGATGCTGAGAATCAAAGTGACATACTTATCATGACAgatgatgaattaaaaGATGAGGAACATTag